From the Oligoflexia bacterium genome, one window contains:
- a CDS encoding ATP-binding protein — MTKKENLLLLIKEGEGLTVEFKERYTSKIAHDIVAFANSKGGKILLGVADDGSIKGAKLTGQLRLKFLDWAEIVIQESKSM; from the coding sequence ATGACGAAAAAAGAGAATCTCTTATTACTGATCAAAGAAGGCGAAGGGCTTACTGTCGAATTCAAAGAGAGATATACATCTAAAATTGCCCACGACATTGTAGCCTTCGCCAACTCCAAGGGTGGCAAAATCCTTCTGGGAGTTGCCGATGACGGCTCGATCAAAGGCGCTAAGCTCACTGGGCAATTAAGGCTGAAATTTTTGGACTGGGCCGAAATTGTGATCCAAGAATCGAAGTCGATGTAA